A genomic window from Silene latifolia isolate original U9 population chromosome Y, ASM4854445v1, whole genome shotgun sequence includes:
- the LOC141633950 gene encoding xylan glycosyltransferase MUCI21-like isoform X1 translates to MGMKNKEPILRKVLVFSALPLFILLLLLCHDQQHSFSTYSSDEGQDDEKNTEHHSLGEVESAELHSKLRRLVNGNDLPNFDATGISYDVDDFTEISVISKPVIFDQKSLSLYVPSNDAIQPGRRKVKPYPRREDPTAMEWVTPVDIITTHIKPPSCQIMHHVPALFFSFQGFVENPFHAFNEVVIPLFLTSWHFRSQVQFVLTDYRYEWFWKYTRVIEKLSRYEVIGTKDSKMVHCFPAAIVGLRYHENLAVNSSKVPLGYTMQNFRQFLWKTYKVKVKTALNLEKPKLLLISRKGSRMFLNEDEMVRMMEEELGFQVYRALPNETSDLSKFGSVVNSCEIMLGAHGAGLTNGLFLPTGAVMIQMVPLGLNWASDNYFGVPAPGIGLKYIRYKIWRNETSLYEKYGPNDPIVSDPGSIWAKGYMAVKKAYVDEQNFRINLVRLKSVLIEALELMGRSSA, encoded by the exons ATGGGGATGAAGAATAAGGAACCCATTTTGAGAAAGGTCTTGGTTTTCTCTGCTCTACCATTGTTCATTCTTCTATTACTTTTGTGTCATGACCAACAACACTCTTTTTCAACTTATTCAT CAGATGAAGGGCAGGATGATGAGAAAAATACTGAGCATCACAGTTTAGGAGAGGTAGAGTCAGCAGAGCTACATTCCAAGCTAAGAAGGCTTGTTAATG GGAACGATCTGCCTAATTTTGATGCAACCGGGATTTCTTATGACGTTGATGACTTCACTGAAATAAGTGTAATAAGCAAACCAGTCATATTCGACCAGAAATCTCTAAGTCTATATGTACCATCAAATGATGCAATCCAGCCAGGCAGAAGGAAAGTCAAGCCATATCCAAGGCGAGAAGATCCGACTGCTATGGAATGGGTTACTCCCGTGGATATAATTACTACCCACATCAAACCTCCATCATGTCAGATAATGCACCATGTACCTGCTTTGTTTTTCTCATTTCAGGGATTTGTAGAGAACCCGTTTCACGCCTTCAATGAGGTAGTAATACCGTTGTTTCTCACCAGCTGGCATTTCAGATCTCAGGTCCAGTTTGTGCTCACTGATTATCGATATGAGTGGTTTTGGAAATATACACGGGTCATTGAAAAGTTGTCGCGTTATGAGGTCATTGGCACAAAAGATAGCAAAATGGTTCATTGCTTTCCTGCTGCTATTGTTGGGCTCAG GTACCATGAAAATCTCGCGGTGAACAGCAGCAAAGTTCCTCTAGGATACACAATGCAAAACTTCAGGCAATTCCTGTGGAAAACATACAAGGTGAAGGTAAAAACGGCATTGAATCTTGAAAAACCAAAGTTGCTTCTCATATCTCGCAAAGGATCGAGAATGTTTCTCAATGAAGACGAGATGGTGAGAATGATGGAAGAAGAGTTAGGCTTTCAAGTGTACAGAGCATTGCCAAATGAGACATCAGACCTCAGCAAATTCGGCTCAGTTGTAAACTCATGTGAAATAATGCTCGGAGCCCACGGGGCCGGACTCACAAACGGGTTGTTTTTACCTACTGGTGCGGTCATGATCCAGATGGTGCCGTTGGGTCTGAACTGGGCTTCGGATAACTATTTTGGTGTACCAGCTCCAGGCATTGGACTTAAATACATTAGGTACAAGATTTGGAGGAACGAAACCTCACTTTACGAGAAATATGGGCCTAATGACCCGATTGTATCGGATCCTGGGTCTATTTGGGCTAAAGGATATATGGCAGTTAAGAAAGCCTATGTTGATGAACAAAATTTTAGAATCAACCTAGTTAGGTTGAAGAGTGTCCTTATTGAAGCCTTAGAACTCATGGGACGATCTTCTGCCTGA
- the LOC141633950 gene encoding xylan glycosyltransferase MUCI21-like isoform X2 — protein sequence MGMKNKEPILRKVLVFSALPLFILLLLLCHDQQHSFSTYSYEGQDDEKNTEHHSLGEVESAELHSKLRRLVNGNDLPNFDATGISYDVDDFTEISVISKPVIFDQKSLSLYVPSNDAIQPGRRKVKPYPRREDPTAMEWVTPVDIITTHIKPPSCQIMHHVPALFFSFQGFVENPFHAFNEVVIPLFLTSWHFRSQVQFVLTDYRYEWFWKYTRVIEKLSRYEVIGTKDSKMVHCFPAAIVGLRYHENLAVNSSKVPLGYTMQNFRQFLWKTYKVKVKTALNLEKPKLLLISRKGSRMFLNEDEMVRMMEEELGFQVYRALPNETSDLSKFGSVVNSCEIMLGAHGAGLTNGLFLPTGAVMIQMVPLGLNWASDNYFGVPAPGIGLKYIRYKIWRNETSLYEKYGPNDPIVSDPGSIWAKGYMAVKKAYVDEQNFRINLVRLKSVLIEALELMGRSSA from the exons ATGGGGATGAAGAATAAGGAACCCATTTTGAGAAAGGTCTTGGTTTTCTCTGCTCTACCATTGTTCATTCTTCTATTACTTTTGTGTCATGACCAACAACACTCTTTTTCAACTTATTCAT ATGAAGGGCAGGATGATGAGAAAAATACTGAGCATCACAGTTTAGGAGAGGTAGAGTCAGCAGAGCTACATTCCAAGCTAAGAAGGCTTGTTAATG GGAACGATCTGCCTAATTTTGATGCAACCGGGATTTCTTATGACGTTGATGACTTCACTGAAATAAGTGTAATAAGCAAACCAGTCATATTCGACCAGAAATCTCTAAGTCTATATGTACCATCAAATGATGCAATCCAGCCAGGCAGAAGGAAAGTCAAGCCATATCCAAGGCGAGAAGATCCGACTGCTATGGAATGGGTTACTCCCGTGGATATAATTACTACCCACATCAAACCTCCATCATGTCAGATAATGCACCATGTACCTGCTTTGTTTTTCTCATTTCAGGGATTTGTAGAGAACCCGTTTCACGCCTTCAATGAGGTAGTAATACCGTTGTTTCTCACCAGCTGGCATTTCAGATCTCAGGTCCAGTTTGTGCTCACTGATTATCGATATGAGTGGTTTTGGAAATATACACGGGTCATTGAAAAGTTGTCGCGTTATGAGGTCATTGGCACAAAAGATAGCAAAATGGTTCATTGCTTTCCTGCTGCTATTGTTGGGCTCAG GTACCATGAAAATCTCGCGGTGAACAGCAGCAAAGTTCCTCTAGGATACACAATGCAAAACTTCAGGCAATTCCTGTGGAAAACATACAAGGTGAAGGTAAAAACGGCATTGAATCTTGAAAAACCAAAGTTGCTTCTCATATCTCGCAAAGGATCGAGAATGTTTCTCAATGAAGACGAGATGGTGAGAATGATGGAAGAAGAGTTAGGCTTTCAAGTGTACAGAGCATTGCCAAATGAGACATCAGACCTCAGCAAATTCGGCTCAGTTGTAAACTCATGTGAAATAATGCTCGGAGCCCACGGGGCCGGACTCACAAACGGGTTGTTTTTACCTACTGGTGCGGTCATGATCCAGATGGTGCCGTTGGGTCTGAACTGGGCTTCGGATAACTATTTTGGTGTACCAGCTCCAGGCATTGGACTTAAATACATTAGGTACAAGATTTGGAGGAACGAAACCTCACTTTACGAGAAATATGGGCCTAATGACCCGATTGTATCGGATCCTGGGTCTATTTGGGCTAAAGGATATATGGCAGTTAAGAAAGCCTATGTTGATGAACAAAATTTTAGAATCAACCTAGTTAGGTTGAAGAGTGTCCTTATTGAAGCCTTAGAACTCATGGGACGATCTTCTGCCTGA